A single window of Ananas comosus cultivar F153 linkage group 19, ASM154086v1, whole genome shotgun sequence DNA harbors:
- the LOC109725154 gene encoding upstream activation factor subunit spp27 isoform X2, whose amino-acid sequence MVLRKAATSACPKKVASLVDLANLPSPLREFAGQSQMSHLAFFVRVWSYIKDHSLQDPANKNVVNCDDKLKSILLGKPQVELAELPMLIKLHFPKTSK is encoded by the exons ATGGTGCTGAGGAAGGCGGCGACAAGCGCGTGCCCGAAGAAGGTGGCGAGCCTGGTCGACCTCGCCAACCTCCCCTCACCGCTGCGGGAGTTCGCCGGGCAGTCCCAGATGTCCCACCTCGCCTTCTTCGTCCGCGTTTGGTCCTACATCAAGGATCACAGTCTCCAG GATCCAGCAAATAAGAATGTAGTGAATTGTGATGACAAGTTGAAGAGTATATTGTTGGGAAAGCCTCAAGTCGAGCTTGCGGAGCTACCAATGCTTATTAAACTCCATTTCCCGAAAACCTCGAA ATGA
- the LOC109725154 gene encoding upstream activation factor subunit spp27 isoform X1, with translation MVLRKAATSACPKKVASLVDLANLPSPLREFAGQSQMSHLAFFVRVWSYIKDHSLQDPANKNVVNCDDKLKSILLGKPQVELAELPMLIKLHFPKTSK, from the exons ATGGTGCTGAGGAAGGCGGCGACAAGCGCGTGCCCGAAGAAGGTGGCGAGCCTGGTCGACCTCGCCAACCTCCCCTCACCGCTGCGGGAGTTCGCCGGGCAGTCCCAGATGTCCCACCTCGCCTTCTTCGTCCGCGTTTGGTCCTACATCAAGGATCACAGTCTCCAG GATCCAGCAAATAAGAATGTAGTGAATTGTGATGACAAGTTGAAGAGTATATTGTTGGGAAAGCCTCAAGTCGAGCTTGCGGAGCTACCAATGCTTATTAAACTCCATTTCCCGAAAACCTCGAAGTAA